A genomic segment from Candidatus Leptovillus gracilis encodes:
- a CDS encoding CapA family protein: protein MKSPRPLTAVSLLLLLLLFLLFTLLVLWSGQPAVAPDLSPYPWLYLRDGRPISADESLASLIAVGDVLLGRGVADQPDPLGDVAAWLSAADVTLGNLEGVITIHSEPLTASGQRNTEYGSRMTLLMPPTAVFQLRGAGFDLLGLANNHSLDGGGEGLQTTAARLRQAGIVPIGHPQNTNSAANFRIANNIHLAFLALNTIPDPDFASPCLPFSLSACLPLWQDAIAAAKTEADAVIVSIHWGLEYEIRPSPTQEQIAQALLDAGADLIVGHHPHVAQPVAVVGAGVVAYSLGNFVFDQEMGETRHGLALHAFFDADGLRAVQALPIRAGLRPRLLTLDEAAPLLARILPPPPRIGFVCREVDCQPTDAPATGQSGQFFSGQIDLTGDGRPEIVRREGEQVVVYQAGTAVWRSPADWRVVDVALGDPNDDGRYEIMLAIWRADGAGYQRSQPYIVGYRGGVYDLLWGGRPVVDPIRQLALGDVDGDGIEELVVLVDGPDGTAVAVWQWQGWTFSLQWRSEPGRYADLALVAGEGGRPLITVTQTASVRN, encoded by the coding sequence ATGAAGAGTCCACGCCCGTTAACGGCCGTCTCCCTCCTCCTCCTCCTCCTCCTCTTTCTCCTGTTCACCCTGCTGGTTCTGTGGTCTGGCCAGCCGGCCGTTGCTCCAGACCTTTCACCCTATCCCTGGCTCTATCTACGCGACGGCCGTCCTATTTCCGCCGACGAATCCCTTGCCAGCCTCATCGCCGTGGGTGATGTGCTGCTGGGGCGCGGCGTCGCCGACCAGCCCGACCCGTTGGGCGACGTGGCCGCCTGGCTGTCGGCTGCCGACGTGACGCTGGGCAATCTGGAAGGGGTGATAACAATTCACAGTGAACCGCTGACAGCGAGTGGACAACGGAACACGGAATACGGCTCACGGATGACGCTGCTTATGCCGCCGACGGCCGTTTTCCAACTGCGCGGCGCCGGGTTCGATTTGCTGGGGCTGGCGAACAATCACAGCCTGGATGGGGGTGGCGAAGGGCTGCAAACAACCGCCGCGCGCCTGCGCCAGGCCGGCATCGTCCCCATCGGCCACCCCCAAAATACCAACAGCGCCGCAAACTTTCGCATAGCCAATAATATCCACTTAGCCTTCCTCGCCCTCAACACCATCCCCGACCCCGACTTCGCCTCTCCTTGTCTCCCCTTCTCCTTGTCAGCCTGCCTTCCCCTGTGGCAAGACGCCATCGCCGCCGCCAAAACCGAGGCCGACGCGGTGATCGTCTCCATCCATTGGGGGCTGGAATATGAGATACGGCCGTCGCCCACGCAAGAGCAAATCGCCCAGGCGCTGCTGGACGCGGGGGCTGATCTGATTGTCGGCCATCATCCGCATGTGGCGCAGCCGGTGGCGGTGGTTGGCGCTGGGGTGGTGGCCTACAGCCTGGGCAATTTTGTGTTTGACCAGGAGATGGGGGAAACGCGGCATGGGTTGGCCTTGCACGCCTTTTTCGACGCCGATGGGCTGCGGGCGGTGCAGGCGCTGCCCATCCGGGCCGGATTACGGCCGCGTTTGTTAACGCTGGACGAGGCCGCGCCGCTTCTGGCGCGTATTTTGCCGCCGCCGCCGCGCATTGGTTTTGTTTGCCGCGAGGTGGATTGCCAGCCAACGGATGCGCCAGCAACGGGGCAATCGGGCCAGTTCTTCAGCGGGCAGATTGATCTGACGGGTGATGGCCGGCCGGAAATAGTGCGCCGCGAAGGGGAGCAGGTGGTCGTTTATCAGGCTGGCACGGCCGTCTGGCGCAGCCCGGCCGATTGGCGGGTGGTGGATGTGGCTCTGGGCGACCCGAATGATGACGGCCGTTACGAGATTATGCTGGCTATCTGGCGGGCGGATGGCGCGGGCTACCAGCGCAGCCAGCCCTACATCGTCGGCTATCGCGGCGGCGTGTATGACCTGCTGTGGGGCGGCCGGCCGGTGGTGGACCCCATCCGCCAACTGGCGTTGGGCGATGTGGACGGCGACGGCATTGAAGAGCTGGTGGTGTTGGTGGATGGGCCGGATGGAACGGCCGTTGCCGTGTGGCAGTGGCAGGGTTGGACCTTTAGCTTGCAGTGGCGCAGCGAACCGGGGAGATATGCAGATTTGGCGTTGGTGGCCGGGGAGGGGGGACGGCCGTTGATCACTGTTACCCAAACTGCCAGCGTCCGGAATTAG
- a CDS encoding MFS transporter, with amino-acid sequence MRKLKTIDRRLLTVLLIVFVQMLGAAMIMPILPLYAQRAFGMSPQTITLLATSFFAAQFIAGPYLGRLSDKVGRLPVLIISQVGTAVSFLMLALAPSVAFLFVARILDGITGGNIIVAQAYITDITPREKRTQSLGYIFAVFGLGFIFGPALGGILSALFGPRIPYIFAAIAAAIVVLLTWFTLDETLSPEQREANRHFNKQSVGFAAIMRNSSLLLILLIAFVGQFGMGLLQSTFALFGEAVLFAGYNERMVNLGIGVLLTIVGMGQFLTQVFLLPRALKKYDEAWVLIIGLASRTLGLLIFAALSTPLLGGAAALLFAMGVGLMMPPLQSLATITVADELRGGVLGVYQSTVSLSTIVSTAVAGTIFALNPNSPYWLGAALSLVVIFPALVLVRRTGAGRRKPTAAAAPTD; translated from the coding sequence TTGAGAAAGCTGAAAACCATTGATCGGCGCTTGCTCACCGTCTTGCTAATTGTGTTTGTGCAAATGCTCGGCGCAGCGATGATCATGCCTATTTTGCCGTTGTATGCGCAGCGGGCATTTGGCATGTCGCCCCAGACCATTACCCTGCTGGCGACTTCTTTTTTTGCGGCGCAGTTTATCGCCGGACCTTATTTGGGGCGCTTGTCGGACAAGGTTGGCCGTTTACCCGTTTTGATAATTAGCCAGGTGGGCACGGCCGTTAGCTTTCTCATGCTCGCCCTGGCCCCTTCCGTCGCTTTTTTGTTCGTCGCCCGCATCCTGGATGGCATCACCGGTGGCAATATCATCGTCGCCCAGGCCTACATCACCGACATCACCCCCCGCGAAAAGCGAACCCAATCGCTGGGTTATATTTTTGCCGTGTTTGGCCTCGGTTTCATCTTTGGCCCCGCTTTGGGCGGCATTTTGTCGGCGCTCTTTGGCCCGCGTATCCCTTATATCTTTGCGGCCATCGCCGCGGCCATCGTCGTCTTGCTCACCTGGTTCACTCTGGACGAAACCCTTTCGCCCGAACAGCGGGAGGCCAATCGCCATTTCAACAAACAAAGCGTAGGCTTTGCTGCCATTATGCGCAACAGCTCCCTGCTGCTGATTTTGCTCATCGCCTTTGTGGGCCAATTTGGCATGGGCCTGCTGCAATCTACCTTTGCTTTGTTTGGCGAGGCGGTGCTGTTTGCCGGCTACAACGAAAGAATGGTGAACCTGGGCATTGGCGTCTTGCTCACGATAGTCGGGATGGGGCAGTTTCTGACGCAGGTTTTTTTGCTGCCGCGCGCCCTCAAAAAGTATGATGAAGCCTGGGTGCTGATTATTGGCCTCGCCTCGCGGACACTGGGTTTATTGATTTTTGCCGCTTTGTCTACGCCGCTGTTGGGTGGGGCGGCGGCCCTGTTGTTTGCCATGGGTGTGGGCCTCATGATGCCGCCGCTGCAATCGCTGGCGACAATCACCGTGGCCGATGAACTGCGCGGTGGGGTGTTGGGCGTGTACCAATCTACCGTCAGCCTTTCGACCATTGTGAGTACGGCCGTTGCCGGTACCATTTTTGCCCTCAACCCCAACAGCCCTTATTGGCTGGGCGCGGCCTTGTCTCTGGTGGTTATCTTCCCGGCGCTGGTTTTGGTGCGCCGCACCGGCGCCGGCCGGCGTAAACCGACCGCCGCCGCCGCGCCAACCGATTAG
- a CDS encoding glycosyltransferase family 39 protein, whose protein sequence is MTTTHTDKNSFWTERRGEIVALLLIAALAAFFRFWQLDTTPPGLHYDEAFNSLYSLRISRGEMLPIFMPENNGEEPLHIYLTALYFYLVGPTPIGGRLVSAASGVVTVVSLYFLAVELFRGYGRKAAGQIGLLASLFLAIWYWSIHYNRIGMEPSMAPMMAVPAMLFIWRTVRTGAMRDAILAGFFTAASLYTYQAGRTIPVMAFLVVLYHLLFARPLLRQRLPQLGVALLAAALTFLPLGLYFLRHPEWLLMRPQQTTAATIGGESPWVSLWQGITAVLRGFAWRSDTNWRQNLPGRPMMDWLQFAFYVIGLAACLRRLKDNPYWFLLVWTALSFLPTILTEYPPHHGRSLIATLPLALTMALGAWLVGREILQRVPNRRLGQGIVLAGLAAAVFYSGSRAYNDYFHQWGTSPWLFAAFDVGLRAIGEYAGKLPDEEPIYLTPIPGDWYTLTFAMDGRDKRLRTYNGRTCLVFPAETTQTTHQLIVSEDGRSLARLQAIFPQGRQVWQYHNPYDGSLYAFDYAIPPGQRAQTQPQFPFQANFADQIMLQGYDLEPTTAPGQPLHLRLWWYLAAPTPINYTVFIHLIGETNPATGSPVWAQRDTRPCDNAYLTPRWRPGEIIADEYTLDLPTDLPIGSYTLQVGLYDWFTGERMAVQSASGPFENNVVPLTAVQVVNP, encoded by the coding sequence ATGACGACAACTCACACCGATAAAAATAGTTTCTGGACTGAACGGCGCGGCGAGATCGTCGCCCTTTTACTCATTGCTGCCCTGGCCGCTTTTTTCCGCTTCTGGCAGCTAGATACCACACCTCCTGGCCTTCATTACGACGAAGCGTTCAACAGCCTGTACTCTTTGCGCATCTCTCGGGGCGAGATGCTGCCTATTTTTATGCCGGAAAATAATGGCGAAGAGCCGCTGCACATTTACCTGACCGCGCTCTATTTTTACCTGGTTGGGCCTACGCCGATTGGCGGTCGTTTGGTTTCGGCGGCCTCCGGGGTTGTCACGGTGGTCAGCCTTTATTTTTTGGCGGTGGAGTTGTTTCGCGGTTACGGCCGTAAAGCCGCCGGGCAAATCGGTCTGCTGGCCAGCCTGTTTTTGGCGATCTGGTACTGGTCCATTCATTACAACCGCATTGGCATGGAACCTTCGATGGCCCCGATGATGGCCGTCCCGGCCATGCTGTTTATCTGGCGCACGGTGCGCACCGGGGCCATGCGCGATGCGATTCTGGCAGGCTTTTTTACGGCAGCCAGTTTGTATACCTACCAGGCTGGCCGCACCATTCCCGTGATGGCTTTCCTGGTTGTGTTGTATCACCTGCTGTTTGCCCGTCCGCTGCTGCGTCAGCGGCTGCCGCAATTGGGCGTGGCCCTGTTGGCCGCCGCCCTGACCTTTCTGCCGCTGGGCCTGTATTTCTTGCGCCATCCTGAGTGGCTTCTTATGCGGCCACAGCAGACGACGGCGGCGACCATCGGCGGCGAATCGCCCTGGGTATCATTGTGGCAGGGCATAACGGCCGTTTTGCGCGGTTTCGCCTGGCGCAGCGATACCAACTGGCGCCAAAATCTGCCCGGCCGGCCGATGATGGATTGGTTGCAGTTCGCTTTTTATGTGATCGGGCTGGCTGCCTGCCTGCGGCGGCTGAAAGACAACCCGTACTGGTTTTTGCTGGTGTGGACGGCGCTTTCTTTTTTGCCCACCATCCTGACTGAATATCCACCGCATCACGGCCGTTCGCTGATCGCCACTTTGCCCCTGGCCCTGACGATGGCTTTGGGCGCATGGTTGGTGGGCCGCGAAATTTTGCAGCGCGTCCCTAACCGCCGTCTCGGTCAGGGCATCGTGCTGGCGGGTCTGGCCGCGGCCGTGTTTTATTCTGGCAGCCGGGCCTACAACGACTATTTCCATCAATGGGGAACCTCGCCCTGGCTGTTTGCCGCCTTTGACGTGGGTTTGCGCGCCATCGGCGAATATGCCGGCAAGCTGCCTGATGAGGAACCTATCTACCTCACGCCGATTCCCGGCGACTGGTACACCCTCACGTTTGCGATGGATGGGCGAGACAAACGATTGCGCACGTATAACGGCCGTACCTGCCTCGTGTTTCCGGCCGAGACTACGCAGACCACTCACCAACTTATCGTCAGCGAAGACGGCCGTTCTCTGGCGCGGCTTCAAGCCATCTTTCCCCAGGGCCGGCAGGTCTGGCAGTACCACAACCCATACGATGGCTCTCTGTATGCCTTCGATTACGCCATACCGCCCGGACAGCGCGCCCAGACACAGCCGCAATTTCCTTTCCAGGCCAACTTTGCCGACCAGATAATGCTGCAAGGGTATGATTTAGAGCCAACCACTGCCCCCGGCCAACCGCTGCATCTCCGCCTCTGGTGGTATCTGGCTGCGCCGACGCCCATCAATTATACGGTCTTCATTCACCTCATTGGCGAGACAAACCCGGCGACCGGTTCGCCGGTATGGGCGCAGCGCGATACACGGCCGTGCGACAACGCCTATCTCACACCCCGCTGGCGGCCCGGCGAAATCATCGCCGATGAGTACACACTCGACCTACCGACCGACTTACCCATTGGTTCCTACACTTTGCAAGTGGGCCTGTATGATTGGTTCACCGGCGAACGGATGGCTGTGCAATCGGCCAGCGGACCCTTTGAAAATAATGTTGTTCCACTAACGGCCGTGCAGGTGGTAAATCCCTGA
- a CDS encoding L-lactate dehydrogenase: MKIGIVGSGMVGATAAYALVMRGVGREIVLVDKFEKRAIAEAADILHAVPFAHPLTIRAGNYADLHGCRVVIMSAGVGQRPGETRLELLSRNAAVFREVIPQIFSHAPDAILIVATNPVDVMTHLSAQYAAEFGIPPHRIIGSGTTLDTARFRALLGQQLHIDSTHVHAYVIGEHGDTEVLVWSLVNIGNIPLDDFCRSHGCPLDEETRQHIDDSVRRAAYQIIEGKGATYYGVGSALARIVSNILGNRRAIMTVCTPLPDIAGVKNVTVALPHIVGGEGVEDTFILPLSSEEQAALHASAATIRQAIDQLEAAV, from the coding sequence ATGAAAATCGGTATTGTTGGCAGCGGCATGGTCGGCGCGACGGCCGCATATGCCCTGGTAATGCGCGGCGTGGGGCGCGAAATCGTCCTGGTAGACAAATTTGAGAAACGGGCCATTGCCGAGGCGGCCGACATTCTGCACGCCGTCCCCTTTGCCCATCCTCTAACCATTCGCGCCGGCAATTACGCCGATTTACACGGCTGCCGGGTGGTGATTATGTCGGCCGGGGTAGGGCAAAGGCCGGGCGAAACCCGCCTGGAACTGTTATCACGCAATGCGGCCGTGTTCCGTGAAGTCATCCCGCAAATTTTCAGCCACGCCCCGGATGCCATTCTCATTGTCGCCACCAACCCGGTGGATGTGATGACCCACCTATCGGCGCAGTACGCGGCTGAGTTTGGCATTCCTCCGCACCGGATTATCGGCTCTGGCACAACGCTGGACACAGCCCGCTTCCGGGCGCTGTTGGGCCAGCAGCTGCACATAGATTCAACCCACGTTCACGCCTATGTCATCGGCGAACATGGTGATACCGAGGTTCTGGTCTGGTCGTTGGTGAACATTGGCAATATCCCGCTGGACGATTTTTGCCGTTCTCATGGCTGTCCATTGGACGAGGAAACGCGCCAGCACATTGATGATTCGGTGCGCCGCGCTGCTTATCAGATTATCGAGGGCAAGGGGGCTACCTATTATGGCGTGGGCAGCGCGTTGGCGCGCATCGTCAGCAACATTCTAGGCAACCGTCGGGCGATCATGACGGTGTGTACGCCCCTGCCCGACATCGCCGGGGTAAAGAATGTGACGGTGGCTCTGCCGCACATCGTCGGCGGCGAGGGCGTGGAAGATACCTTTATCTTGCCGCTCAGCTCGGAGGAACAGGCGGCGCTGCACGCCAGCGCGGCCACCATTCGCCAGGCCATTGATCAATTGGAAGCGGCGGTTTGA
- a CDS encoding FGGY-family carbohydrate kinase, which produces MNRDIILTIDNGTQSVRALLFDLQGNLLHKAQIFFEPYVSPQPGWAEQDPDVFWQAIGDACQQLWRTGSIAKERIAGVGLTTQRATVVNVGADGRPLRPAILWLDQRRTEGLKPVGGLWGLGFALAGMKETAAYLQSEVEANWLERHQPDIWANTHKYLYLSGYLTYKLTGRFADSIGCQVGYMPFDYKAQNWSKSWDWKWQVINVPRSWLPELVPPTGQLGEITPEASAFTGIPAGLPLIAAAADKACEVIGSGALAPHIGALSFGTTATINTTHQKYVEVIPLLPPYPSAVPKAYNLEVQVFRGFWMVTWFRQEFGLREEQLAQDRGQAVEELFDRLVADVPPGSMGLTLQPYWSPGLRVPGPEAKGAIIGWGDVHTRGHFYRAILEGIAYALREGKERTEKRSQIAITDLRVAGGGSQSNAAMQITADVFGLPASRPHVYEASGLGAAIDVAVGLGLHGGFDTAVSAMTRLGQTFEPDMSHHRLYNDLYHGVYQHMYQKLKPLYETIRDITGYPVR; this is translated from the coding sequence ATGAATCGTGACATTATTTTGACCATTGACAACGGAACCCAAAGCGTGCGCGCTTTGTTGTTTGATTTGCAAGGTAACCTACTGCACAAGGCGCAAATCTTTTTTGAGCCTTACGTCTCACCGCAGCCAGGCTGGGCAGAACAAGACCCGGATGTCTTCTGGCAGGCCATTGGCGACGCTTGCCAGCAGCTTTGGCGCACCGGCAGCATCGCCAAAGAACGCATCGCCGGCGTGGGGCTGACCACGCAGCGGGCGACGGTGGTGAATGTGGGGGCAGACGGCCGTCCTCTGCGTCCGGCCATTCTCTGGTTAGATCAACGCCGCACCGAAGGTCTGAAACCCGTGGGTGGGCTGTGGGGGCTGGGTTTTGCCCTGGCGGGCATGAAAGAAACGGCCGCTTACCTGCAATCGGAAGTGGAAGCCAACTGGCTGGAAAGACACCAGCCGGACATCTGGGCCAATACCCACAAATACCTCTACCTCTCCGGCTACCTTACCTACAAACTCACCGGCCGTTTTGCCGATTCCATTGGCTGTCAGGTGGGCTACATGCCCTTCGATTACAAAGCGCAAAACTGGTCCAAATCGTGGGATTGGAAGTGGCAGGTGATCAACGTGCCGCGCAGTTGGCTGCCGGAACTGGTTCCCCCCACCGGGCAGTTGGGCGAGATCACGCCGGAAGCCAGCGCCTTCACCGGCATTCCCGCCGGGCTGCCGCTCATCGCCGCCGCCGCCGACAAAGCGTGCGAAGTGATTGGCTCTGGGGCGCTGGCCCCCCACATTGGCGCGCTCAGCTTTGGCACGACGGCCACCATCAACACCACGCACCAAAAATATGTCGAAGTCATCCCCCTGCTGCCGCCTTACCCATCGGCCGTGCCCAAAGCGTATAACCTGGAGGTGCAGGTCTTTCGCGGCTTTTGGATGGTGACATGGTTCCGGCAGGAATTTGGCCTGCGCGAGGAACAGTTGGCCCAAGACAGGGGGCAGGCGGTCGAAGAGTTGTTCGACCGCCTGGTCGCCGACGTGCCGCCTGGCTCTATGGGCCTGACGCTGCAACCCTATTGGTCGCCCGGTTTGCGCGTGCCCGGGCCAGAGGCCAAAGGGGCGATTATCGGCTGGGGCGACGTGCATACACGGGGGCATTTTTACCGGGCGATTTTGGAAGGCATTGCCTACGCGCTGCGCGAGGGCAAAGAGCGCACGGAAAAGCGCAGTCAAATCGCCATTACTGACCTGCGGGTGGCCGGCGGCGGATCACAAAGTAACGCCGCCATGCAAATTACCGCCGACGTGTTTGGCCTACCGGCGTCACGGCCGCATGTTTATGAGGCGTCGGGGTTGGGGGCGGCGATTGACGTGGCGGTGGGGTTAGGGCTGCATGGGGGGTTTGATACGGCCGTTTCCGCCATGACCCGCCTCGGCCAGACCTTTGAACCCGACATGTCCCACCACCGTCTGTACAACGACCTGTACCACGGCGTTTACCAACACATGTACCAAAAACTCAAACCCCTCTACGAAACCATCCGCGATATTACCGGCTACCCGGTTCGCTGA
- a CDS encoding helix-turn-helix transcriptional regulator — protein MMNVSVFYRVSQRIHENYRRADISLQEVAEVVNLSPAHLSSQFKTAVGMSYVKYLTSVPLPTIAVPTAAAAPTPTAVALPEPILLGDYPLLTPEEMRADLDELFHRLETVHPNSYAHRPKLGPDVYPGHDSARRVAAPGPVTFRLPATAVHSAAPSYPSAVHGYNNASPTRRN, from the coding sequence ATGATGAATGTCAGCGTGTTTTATCGGGTGAGCCAGCGTATTCACGAAAATTACCGGCGGGCAGATATTTCTTTGCAGGAGGTGGCCGAAGTTGTCAACCTCAGCCCGGCACATTTAAGTTCGCAGTTCAAAACGGCCGTTGGCATGAGCTACGTCAAATATCTCACGTCTGTGCCCCTCCCCACGATTGCCGTGCCTACTGCCGCCGCTGCACCAACGCCGACGGCCGTTGCCCTGCCCGAACCCATCTTGCTGGGCGACTACCCCCTCTTAACGCCCGAAGAAATGCGCGCCGACCTGGACGAACTGTTCCATCGGCTCGAAACCGTGCACCCCAATTCGTACGCCCATCGGCCCAAATTGGGTCCTGATGTATACCCTGGACATGATTCGGCGCGGAGAGTAGCCGCCCCAGGACCCGTCACCTTTCGCCTCCCGGCAACGGCCGTACACTCTGCTGCCCCTTCTTACCCATCAGCCGTTCACGGGTACAACAATGCCTCTCCCACAAGGCGTAACTGA
- a CDS encoding c-type cytochrome, whose translation MNRNTIVTLLAMLLIVVALPVYGWLEPQRMEAAQETLRQTSIADAAVMYVENCAICHGAKGQGIGAMPGLDNDGLRDIPYDTLYKTISRGLYGTVMPAWHVDEGGIYTDYQIEELIALIRYGDWPEVGELAAAQGLIPPSLPVPEVDETLLARVVALGEAGSEWAAGMQLYANNCTICHGVNGEGSALAVPLNTPEIQASDGATLARIINEGVPGTLMMGWNSILSPDEVADLVAFLQNWATLSAEGVALTPPEPVWIDLQNPEEVLAYGERLFATTCAACHGENGSGGTGPALNSQQILTRQTDEQILQTIINGGHRPNSAMPAFGDRLTLVEMEALVDYIRAWEPTAPLVENPRGTGQGGGPPWLRTDGATTQGQGQGNGQGQGQGQGQGRQGNGQGGPAGQSGQTPNTEGTTAVSPTPAEQYQGTVVAVAGNLLTFQTVDGRLLDAMLGPPWFWEANGILLNAGDAISLEGFQGEGHMELNWLHNETTGERLNLRTPTGQPVWNQ comes from the coding sequence ATGAACCGAAATACCATCGTCACATTGCTCGCTATGTTGCTGATTGTCGTGGCGTTGCCCGTCTACGGCTGGCTAGAACCGCAGCGCATGGAAGCGGCGCAGGAGACGCTGCGCCAGACCTCCATCGCCGACGCGGCGGTGATGTACGTGGAAAATTGCGCCATCTGTCACGGGGCGAAGGGGCAAGGCATTGGGGCCATGCCCGGCCTGGACAACGACGGTCTGCGCGACATTCCCTACGATACGCTGTACAAAACCATCTCGCGTGGCCTGTATGGCACAGTCATGCCGGCCTGGCATGTGGACGAAGGCGGCATCTACACCGACTACCAGATTGAAGAGCTGATCGCCCTCATCCGCTATGGGGACTGGCCCGAAGTGGGGGAATTGGCTGCCGCCCAGGGACTCATCCCGCCGAGCCTGCCCGTGCCGGAGGTGGATGAGACGCTGCTGGCGCGGGTGGTGGCATTGGGCGAGGCGGGCAGCGAATGGGCGGCCGGGATGCAGCTTTATGCCAACAACTGCACCATCTGTCACGGCGTTAATGGCGAGGGGAGCGCGTTGGCCGTGCCCCTGAACACGCCGGAGATTCAGGCCAGTGATGGCGCCACGCTTGCCCGCATCATCAACGAAGGTGTGCCCGGCACGCTGATGATGGGCTGGAACAGCATCCTCAGCCCGGATGAAGTGGCCGATCTGGTGGCCTTCCTACAAAACTGGGCGACCCTCAGCGCCGAGGGGGTGGCCCTGACACCGCCGGAGCCGGTGTGGATAGATTTGCAGAACCCGGAAGAGGTGTTGGCCTACGGGGAGCGGTTGTTCGCCACCACTTGCGCCGCCTGCCATGGGGAAAATGGCAGCGGCGGCACGGGACCGGCGCTGAACAGCCAGCAAATTTTGACCCGGCAGACGGATGAGCAAATCTTGCAGACCATCATCAATGGCGGCCACCGGCCCAATTCGGCCATGCCTGCCTTTGGCGACCGGCTGACGCTGGTGGAGATGGAGGCGTTGGTGGATTATATCCGCGCCTGGGAGCCGACGGCGCCGCTGGTGGAGAATCCGCGCGGCACGGGGCAGGGGGGCGGCCCGCCCTGGCTGCGTACCGATGGCGCGACGACGCAAGGGCAGGGGCAAGGGAACGGGCAAGGGCAGGGGCAAGGCCAGGGACAGGGGAGGCAAGGGAACGGGCAGGGCGGCCCGGCCGGACAAAGCGGGCAGACGCCGAACACAGAGGGGACAACGGCCGTTTCCCCCACCCCCGCTGAACAGTATCAAGGCACAGTGGTGGCGGTGGCCGGGAATTTGTTGACCTTTCAGACGGTAGACGGCCGTTTGCTAGACGCTATGCTCGGCCCGCCCTGGTTCTGGGAAGCCAACGGCATCCTCTTGAACGCCGGAGACGCCATCAGCCTGGAAGGGTTCCAGGGCGAAGGGCACATGGAGCTAAATTGGCTGCATAACGAGACGACAGGTGAACGCCTGAACCTGCGCACGCCAACCGGCCAACCGGTGTGGAATCAGTGA
- a CDS encoding Rieske (2Fe-2S) protein, which translates to MTTNTQPAPLTRRNFLKLGLGALSSLAVLEMGAASLFFMQPRRLEGEFGGVVNAGLVESFPVGSVTEFPDGRFYLVRAADGFLALSNRCTHLGCAVHWQANNQHFFCPCHASSFDQQGDVQNPPAPRALDTFPIEISDGQVFVNTLRAEKRDRYTPEQVTQA; encoded by the coding sequence ATGACAACAAACACACAACCAGCGCCGTTGACGCGGCGCAACTTTTTGAAATTAGGGCTGGGCGCATTGAGCAGCCTGGCGGTGCTAGAAATGGGCGCGGCCAGCCTGTTCTTCATGCAGCCGCGCCGCCTGGAAGGGGAGTTCGGCGGGGTGGTGAATGCTGGACTGGTGGAGAGCTTCCCAGTTGGCTCGGTGACGGAGTTTCCCGACGGCCGTTTCTACCTCGTCCGCGCCGCCGATGGCTTCCTGGCCCTCTCCAACCGCTGCACCCACCTGGGCTGCGCTGTCCATTGGCAGGCCAACAACCAACACTTTTTCTGCCCCTGCCATGCCTCCAGCTTCGACCAGCAAGGCGACGTGCAAAATCCGCCCGCCCCCCGCGCCCTCGACACCTTTCCCATCGAAATCAGCGACGGGCAGGTCTTTGTCAATACCCTTCGCGCCGAAAAGCGCGACCGCTACACACCAGAACAGGTGACCCAGGCATGA